The Clostridia bacterium genome includes a window with the following:
- a CDS encoding stalk domain-containing protein, translated as MKNTKRIIAMVFVLVFMFTLVMSSAVFAGADNGKDIEKVKGNDKVNTPTVEDKSKVKGAEEDSTAVAEEEKAVKEKDKVMEQKKVLMKQLIEARKSGNLEAAALLLTQVKEYKEQLKQMVKDSYTEEELAQLEQAAVTIETADPTLEVLPIDTIVAKGKSLKLDMPPVVKDGKVLVPIRAFSQAYGAEVNWNAEEHTITIIKDGVEIVLMTDSSTVYVNGVATDIGLPVKGINGKTVMPVGFLAEKLGLKAEVDPEDGTIEIEDEDDDTTTDTTTGTTTGN; from the coding sequence ATGAAAAATACCAAGAGAATTATAGCAATGGTTTTTGTACTGGTGTTTATGTTTACACTAGTGATGTCCTCAGCAGTTTTTGCAGGTGCTGACAATGGAAAGGATATAGAAAAGGTAAAGGGCAATGATAAAGTCAATACTCCAACTGTTGAAGACAAGAGCAAGGTAAAGGGAGCAGAAGAAGATAGCACAGCAGTGGCTGAGGAAGAGAAGGCTGTGAAGGAAAAAGACAAGGTTATGGAGCAGAAGAAGGTTCTGATGAAGCAGCTTATAGAAGCAAGGAAATCAGGAAATTTGGAAGCTGCCGCACTGCTTTTGACTCAGGTAAAAGAATATAAGGAACAGCTAAAGCAAATGGTAAAAGACAGCTATACAGAAGAAGAATTAGCACAGCTTGAGCAAGCAGCAGTAACCATAGAAACCGCAGATCCTACATTGGAAGTATTACCAATAGATACAATTGTAGCGAAAGGCAAAAGCTTGAAGCTGGATATGCCTCCTGTAGTAAAAGACGGAAAAGTATTAGTGCCGATAAGGGCTTTCTCCCAGGCTTATGGAGCAGAAGTAAATTGGAATGCGGAAGAACACACCATAACAATAATCAAAGACGGTGTTGAAATTGTACTTATGACAGACAGCAGTACAGTATATGTAAACGGCGTTGCAACCGACATAGGGTTACCGGTTAAGGGGATAAATGGAAAGACCGTAATGCCTGTTGGATTCCTGGCAGAGAAGCTCGGACTTAAGGCAGAAGTGGATCCAGAAGATGGAACAATAGAGATCGAAGATGAGGATGATGATACAACAACAGACACAACAACAGGTACTACAACAGGGAACTAA